One segment of Corallococcus silvisoli DNA contains the following:
- the pstC gene encoding phosphate ABC transporter permease subunit PstC: protein MQEQDLAPPVAQPTLSPEARRRQLKEKAIAALITAVAFTGIAALVLILVFVAKEALTLVTDATAREEASFSKMFLPQLVRKGKPLAYVWQPVSGVPKVSMIPLFVGTLKTTAVSMLVAVPLGIFAALFAAEFAPRRLREVLKPIIELLAGIPSVVLGFFALMVMASFLQEVFGFTSRLNAVVAGLGLALAIVPVIFTVTEDALTAVPRSYREASLALGATPWETAWKVVLPAAAPGILAACVLGFGRAIGETMIVLMASGNAAIVSPRLGDSVRSLSATIAAEMGEVVVGSPHYALLFFIGVELFLFTFVLNMLAGVWTKKVIQRLKGGAG, encoded by the coding sequence ATGCAGGAGCAGGACCTCGCGCCCCCGGTGGCGCAGCCCACGCTGTCGCCCGAGGCCCGGCGGCGGCAGCTGAAGGAGAAGGCCATCGCCGCGCTCATCACGGCGGTGGCCTTCACGGGCATCGCCGCGCTGGTGCTCATCCTCGTCTTCGTGGCGAAGGAGGCGCTGACGCTCGTCACCGACGCGACGGCGCGCGAGGAGGCGAGCTTCTCCAAGATGTTCCTGCCGCAGCTGGTGCGGAAGGGAAAGCCCCTGGCCTACGTGTGGCAGCCGGTGTCCGGCGTGCCCAAGGTCAGCATGATTCCGCTCTTCGTCGGCACGTTGAAGACGACGGCGGTGTCCATGCTGGTGGCGGTGCCGCTGGGCATCTTCGCGGCGCTGTTCGCCGCGGAGTTCGCCCCGCGCCGCCTTCGCGAAGTGCTCAAGCCCATCATTGAACTGCTGGCCGGCATCCCGTCCGTGGTGCTGGGCTTCTTCGCGCTGATGGTGATGGCCAGCTTCCTCCAGGAGGTCTTCGGCTTCACCTCCCGGCTCAACGCGGTGGTGGCGGGCCTGGGGCTGGCGCTGGCCATCGTGCCGGTCATCTTCACGGTGACGGAGGACGCGCTCACCGCCGTGCCGCGCAGCTACCGCGAGGCGTCCCTGGCGCTGGGCGCCACGCCCTGGGAGACGGCCTGGAAGGTGGTGCTGCCGGCGGCGGCCCCCGGCATCCTCGCCGCGTGCGTGCTGGGCTTCGGGCGCGCCATCGGTGAGACGATGATCGTCCTGATGGCCTCCGGCAACGCGGCCATCGTGTCGCCCCGCCTGGGCGACTCCGTGCGCTCGCTGTCGGCCACCATCGCCGCGGAGATGGGCGAGGTGGTGGTGGGCAGCCCGCATTACGCGCTGCTCTTCTTCATTGGCGTGGAGCTGTTCCTGTTCACCTTCGTGCTCAACATGCTCGCGGGCGTGTGGACGAAGAAGGTCATCCAGCGGCTCAAGGGAGGTGCGGGGTGA
- the pstA gene encoding phosphate ABC transporter permease PstA produces MKHATRRVVGLSLVSLTGLAAFVIVAMLALILLDVVQGGWSHLSWTFLTQPPSDGMMGGGIFPALFGTAALTLLMTLAVMPVGVLTAVYLHEYAAPHSLLARAVRVAVANLAGVPSIVFGLFGLGFFILFVGKGLDRALGYEQLHWAQPGILWASLTLAVLTLPVVIVSTEEALRAVPLDHRTASLALGATQSQTLARVVLPGALPGILTGAVLAISRGAGEVAPILFTGAAYFLPDLPTSLNSQFMHLGYHTYVLATQSPDVEATRPLLYATVLVLLLLTFALNLVAVLIRTRTRRKAAAGH; encoded by the coding sequence GTGAAGCACGCCACACGCAGGGTGGTGGGACTGTCGCTGGTGTCGCTCACGGGGCTGGCCGCCTTCGTCATCGTGGCCATGCTGGCCCTCATCCTCCTGGACGTCGTCCAGGGCGGCTGGAGCCACCTGTCCTGGACGTTCCTCACCCAGCCGCCCTCGGACGGGATGATGGGCGGCGGCATCTTCCCCGCCCTCTTCGGCACCGCGGCGCTCACGCTGCTGATGACGCTGGCGGTGATGCCGGTGGGCGTGCTGACGGCGGTGTACCTGCATGAATACGCGGCGCCCCACAGCCTGCTGGCCCGCGCGGTGCGCGTGGCGGTGGCGAACCTGGCGGGCGTGCCCTCCATCGTGTTCGGCCTCTTCGGCCTGGGCTTCTTCATCCTCTTCGTGGGCAAGGGGCTGGACCGCGCGCTGGGGTACGAACAGCTGCACTGGGCCCAGCCGGGCATCCTCTGGGCGTCGCTGACGCTGGCGGTGCTCACCCTGCCCGTCGTCATCGTGTCCACGGAGGAGGCCCTGCGCGCCGTGCCCCTGGACCACCGCACCGCGAGCCTCGCGCTGGGCGCCACCCAGTCGCAGACGCTGGCGCGGGTGGTGCTGCCGGGCGCGCTGCCGGGCATCCTCACGGGCGCGGTGCTGGCCATCTCCCGTGGCGCGGGCGAGGTGGCGCCCATCCTCTTCACCGGCGCGGCCTACTTCCTGCCGGACCTCCCCACGAGCCTGAACTCGCAGTTCATGCACCTGGGCTACCACACGTACGTGCTGGCCACGCAGTCGCCGGACGTGGAGGCCACCCGCCCGCTGCTGTACGCGACGGTGCTGGTGCTGCTCTTGCTCACCTTCGCCCTGAACCTCGTCGCGGTCCTCATCCGCACGCGCACGCGCCGCAAGGCCGCGGCCGGCCACTGA
- the pstB gene encoding phosphate ABC transporter ATP-binding protein PstB, protein MEARELTLRYGRKVAIKQVSLAIPENKVTALIGPSGCGKSTFLRSLNRMNDLIPGTNHDGSVFLDGRSIHDRALDVVDLRRRVGMVFQKSNPFPKSIFENVAYGLRVGGLKDKAKLAARVEKSLRGAALWDEVKDRLEESALGLSGGQQQRLCIARALAVEPEVLLMDEPASALDPIATAKIEELIHELKATYTIAIVTHNMQQAARVSDRTAFFYMGELVECGATEQIFTNPHEKRTEDYVTGKFG, encoded by the coding sequence ATGGAAGCCCGCGAGCTCACCCTGCGCTACGGCCGCAAGGTGGCCATCAAGCAGGTGAGCCTGGCCATCCCCGAGAACAAGGTGACGGCGCTCATCGGCCCGTCCGGCTGCGGCAAGTCCACCTTCCTGCGCTCGCTCAACCGGATGAACGACCTCATCCCGGGCACCAACCACGACGGCAGCGTGTTCCTGGACGGCCGCAGCATCCATGACCGGGCCCTGGACGTGGTGGACCTGCGCCGGCGCGTGGGCATGGTGTTCCAGAAGTCCAACCCCTTCCCCAAGTCCATCTTCGAGAACGTCGCCTACGGGCTGCGCGTGGGCGGGCTCAAGGACAAGGCGAAGCTCGCGGCCCGGGTGGAGAAGTCCCTGCGGGGCGCGGCGCTCTGGGACGAGGTGAAGGACCGGCTGGAGGAGAGCGCGCTGGGCCTGTCCGGCGGCCAGCAGCAGCGGCTGTGCATCGCGCGGGCGCTCGCGGTGGAGCCGGAGGTGCTGCTGATGGACGAGCCCGCGTCCGCGTTGGACCCCATCGCCACCGCGAAGATCGAAGAGCTCATCCACGAGCTCAAGGCCACGTACACCATCGCCATCGTGACCCACAACATGCAGCAGGCCGCGCGGGTGAGTGACCGGACGGCTTTCTTCTACATGGGCGAGCTGGTGGAGTGCGGCGCCACGGAGCAGATCTTCACCAACCCCCACGAGAAGCGCACCGAGGACTACGTCACCGGGAAGTTCGGCTGA
- the phoU gene encoding phosphate signaling complex protein PhoU, producing MAAMHTDKAFEQDLRNLREKLLAMGAKVEALISQSTRALTDRDSALAEQVVGADREVNRLEVDIDDLCRRILALRQPAASDLRLITTALKIVTDLERIGDLAVNIAERAMDLNQVPPLAPYVDTPKLAELAQQQVKKALDAFVSGDATKAEDVLKGDDLLDALFLKIFNELLAYMMEDSRNIRRATALMFIAKHLERIGDHALNVAEMVIYMVRGKDVRHPRSRDLE from the coding sequence ATGGCGGCCATGCACACCGACAAGGCATTCGAGCAGGACCTGCGCAACCTGCGCGAGAAGCTGCTCGCCATGGGGGCCAAGGTGGAGGCCCTCATCTCGCAGAGCACCCGCGCCCTCACCGACCGAGACTCGGCCCTGGCGGAGCAGGTGGTGGGCGCGGACCGCGAGGTGAACCGGCTGGAGGTCGACATCGACGACCTGTGCCGCCGCATCCTCGCCCTGCGCCAGCCGGCCGCCAGCGACCTGCGCCTCATCACCACGGCCCTCAAGATCGTCACCGACCTGGAGCGCATTGGGGACCTGGCGGTGAACATCGCCGAGCGCGCCATGGACCTGAACCAGGTGCCTCCGCTGGCGCCCTACGTCGACACGCCGAAGCTGGCGGAGCTGGCGCAGCAGCAGGTGAAGAAGGCGCTGGACGCGTTCGTGTCCGGGGACGCGACCAAGGCGGAGGACGTGCTCAAGGGGGACGACCTGCTGGATGCCCTCTTCCTGAAGATCTTCAACGAGCTGCTGGCGTACATGATGGAGGACTCGCGCAACATCCGCCGGGCCACGGCGTTGATGTTCATCGCGAAGCACCTGGAGCGCATTGGCGACCACGCGCTCAACGTGGCGGAGATGGTCATCTACATGGTGCGCGGCAAGGACGTGCGCCACCCGCGGAGCCGCGACCTGGAGTAG
- a CDS encoding glycosyltransferase, with protein sequence MLIASSLLLAASAVGLLALLLQALFVRRHRRGAPPAPTRYPGLSILKPLCGVDDDLEANLAQFAQLPYPHYEVLLGVKDPRDPAFAVAKAAEAKWPQVMRVVLQVGEPGLNPKVNQLVTLSAEARHDLWVVSDSNTRVGPGYLEEIAAAFEDRTVGCVTHPVAGVGERTFGSLLDNLYLSSSAAAGMIAAKHAADRDIVVGKSMALRREDVEALGGFFSVKDVLAEDYVIGQWVTRKLGKRVVLAHAPVFNVSLRKSVDAFFQRYLRWSVIHRTAVSPGTYVAQALLNPVPLALLGALFHPTALTGLAALAVALGKVWVDVAVFRALRPQPVGLRAAPAVLVKDALLFAAWWHGAFRRTVDWRGTRLRVVAGTRLVPMRARTDAADAWIPSNGVG encoded by the coding sequence ATGCTCATCGCATCCAGCCTCCTCCTGGCCGCGTCCGCAGTGGGCCTCCTGGCCCTCCTCCTCCAGGCGCTGTTCGTGCGCCGCCACCGCCGCGGGGCGCCTCCCGCCCCCACCCGGTACCCCGGCCTGTCCATCCTCAAGCCGCTGTGCGGCGTGGATGACGACCTGGAGGCGAACCTGGCGCAGTTCGCCCAGCTGCCCTACCCCCACTACGAAGTCCTCCTGGGCGTGAAGGACCCGCGCGACCCTGCCTTCGCGGTGGCGAAGGCGGCGGAAGCGAAGTGGCCCCAGGTGATGCGCGTGGTGCTCCAGGTGGGCGAGCCCGGCCTCAACCCGAAGGTGAACCAGCTGGTGACGCTGTCGGCGGAGGCCCGGCACGACCTGTGGGTGGTGAGCGACAGCAACACCCGGGTGGGCCCGGGCTATCTGGAGGAGATCGCCGCCGCCTTCGAGGACCGCACGGTGGGCTGCGTGACGCACCCGGTGGCGGGGGTGGGAGAGCGGACGTTCGGTTCGCTCCTGGACAACCTGTACCTGTCCTCCAGCGCGGCGGCGGGGATGATCGCCGCGAAGCACGCGGCGGACCGCGACATCGTGGTGGGCAAGTCCATGGCGCTGCGGCGCGAGGACGTGGAGGCGCTGGGCGGCTTCTTCTCCGTGAAGGACGTGCTGGCGGAGGACTACGTCATCGGCCAGTGGGTGACGCGCAAGCTGGGCAAGCGCGTGGTGCTGGCGCACGCCCCCGTCTTCAACGTGTCCCTGCGCAAGAGCGTGGACGCCTTCTTCCAGCGCTACCTGCGCTGGAGCGTCATCCACCGCACAGCGGTATCGCCCGGGACGTACGTGGCGCAGGCGCTGCTCAACCCGGTGCCCCTCGCGCTGCTGGGCGCCCTCTTCCACCCCACCGCCCTCACCGGGCTGGCGGCGCTGGCGGTGGCCCTGGGCAAGGTGTGGGTGGACGTGGCGGTGTTCCGCGCGCTCCGCCCGCAGCCGGTGGGCCTGCGGGCGGCGCCCGCGGTGCTGGTGAAGGACGCGCTGCTCTTCGCCGCATGGTGGCACGGTGCGTTCAGGCGCACGGTGGACTGGCGCGGCACGCGGCTGCGCGTGGTGGCGGGCACGCGCCTGGTGCCGATGCGGGCGCGGACCGACGCGGCCGACGCGTGGATCCCCAGCAACGGGGTGGGGTGA
- a CDS encoding metallophosphoesterase family protein, giving the protein MPFLKLAHLSDLHLDMSRESDAAASSLVKALVAQDVDHVVVTGDLTHRGSHAEFQRFREHFAPWMDTGRLTFIPGNHDRPGEDVGSGFMDGRKVHTVEKAGLFLVCVDSTGEHNRNYFSSHGELTDGVVEQVDRALDAAPRDALVAVLLHHHVTPLPLESFPEWIATKLGLPHASELPLGSRLLERVGGRCDLVLHGHRHIPNESDLGRPGERALRVFNSGSSTDLGRFRVFSHLAGRLVSEPAWCQASAPAKPRTAVHNVRPALEYLVGQLGMALF; this is encoded by the coding sequence ATGCCCTTCCTGAAGCTGGCCCATCTTTCGGACCTCCATCTGGACATGAGCCGCGAGAGCGACGCCGCCGCGTCCTCACTGGTGAAGGCCCTGGTGGCGCAAGACGTGGATCACGTGGTCGTGACGGGAGACCTCACGCACCGCGGCTCCCACGCCGAGTTCCAGCGCTTCCGTGAACACTTCGCCCCGTGGATGGACACCGGGCGCCTCACCTTCATCCCGGGCAACCACGACCGCCCCGGCGAGGACGTGGGCAGCGGGTTCATGGACGGGCGCAAGGTCCACACCGTGGAGAAGGCGGGCCTCTTCCTGGTCTGCGTGGACTCCACCGGTGAACACAACCGGAACTATTTCTCCAGCCATGGGGAGCTGACGGACGGCGTCGTGGAGCAGGTGGACCGCGCGCTGGACGCCGCGCCGCGAGACGCCCTGGTCGCGGTGCTCCTGCACCACCACGTGACGCCGCTGCCGCTGGAGAGCTTCCCGGAGTGGATCGCGACGAAGCTGGGCCTGCCGCACGCCTCGGAGCTGCCGCTGGGAAGCCGGCTGCTGGAGCGCGTGGGGGGACGCTGTGACCTGGTGCTGCACGGACACCGGCACATCCCGAACGAGTCGGACCTGGGCCGCCCGGGTGAGCGCGCGCTGCGGGTGTTCAACTCGGGCAGCAGCACGGACCTGGGCCGCTTCCGCGTCTTCAGCCATCTGGCCGGCCGGCTCGTGAGTGAGCCGGCGTGGTGCCAGGCGTCGGCGCCCGCGAAGCCGCGCACGGCGGTCCACAACGTCCGCCCCGCCCTGGAGTACCTGGTGGGCCAGTTGGGCATGGCGCTGTTCTAG
- a CDS encoding response regulator: MPVGPRKVLPRSGGCLGRLAVDDGTRKVLVVDDDADWREFLRVSLEDLGYEATEAADGQEALDSLQRGERFGVMLLDLNMPGMSGLEVVERLPRASVIPRIVFLTSAAAQDVGSALMSGPHYYLPKGASRDQLSLLLQSLGV; this comes from the coding sequence ATGCCAGTGGGCCCCCGGAAGGTTCTCCCCAGGTCAGGAGGATGCTTGGGGAGACTCGCGGTGGATGACGGTACTCGGAAGGTCCTGGTCGTGGACGACGACGCGGACTGGCGGGAGTTCCTTCGGGTGAGCCTGGAGGACCTCGGCTATGAGGCGACCGAGGCGGCGGACGGCCAGGAGGCGCTGGACTCGCTCCAGCGGGGGGAGCGCTTCGGGGTGATGCTGCTCGACCTGAACATGCCGGGAATGAGCGGCCTGGAGGTGGTGGAGCGGCTGCCGCGCGCGTCGGTGATTCCGCGCATCGTCTTCCTCACCTCCGCGGCGGCCCAGGATGTGGGCAGCGCGCTCATGTCCGGTCCCCACTACTACCTGCCCAAGGGTGCGAGCCGCGACCAATTGTCGCTCCTCCTGCAATCGCTGGGGGTGTAG
- a CDS encoding hemolysin family protein, translated as MLVLANGVFAGAELGLLSVRKTRLKELLEQGSKSAKAVSALRDDPERLLATVQIGITVIGSTAAAFGGASIALRLSGVLARMGVPEATASQVSFALVVALVSYLSLVLGELVPKSLALRYSEQYALTLGRPLKALAWLMRPLVWFLTASSNLVLKLFGDRTNFSESRLSPDELQQLVEEASKQGTLDPRAGEIASRAFELGDLTLGEVMVTREHIVALRRHAGTEEIRQVLLEHGHSRMPVYETTLDNVVGYIVAKDLLGVAWEGNLIVLEDVLRPPLFLVESMRAIAAMKEMQRRRMQLAVVVDEHGGVVGLVTVEDLVEELVGEILSESETPEERVRREGPTIAVVQGEASLREVNRALGLQLEESEDYSTVAGLCIALAGGAIPEAGAKLSLPDGTVLEVVEASPRRVREVRVHLPEEPVQSEA; from the coding sequence TTGCTGGTGCTGGCCAACGGCGTCTTCGCGGGCGCCGAGCTGGGCCTGCTGTCGGTGCGCAAGACGCGCCTGAAGGAGCTGCTGGAACAGGGCAGCAAGTCCGCGAAGGCGGTGTCGGCGCTGCGGGATGATCCCGAGCGGCTGCTCGCCACGGTGCAGATTGGCATCACGGTGATTGGCTCCACGGCGGCGGCCTTCGGCGGCGCGAGCATCGCGCTGCGGCTGTCCGGGGTGCTGGCCCGGATGGGCGTGCCGGAGGCGACGGCGAGCCAGGTGTCGTTCGCGCTGGTGGTCGCGCTGGTGTCGTACCTGTCGCTGGTGCTGGGGGAGCTGGTCCCCAAGTCGCTGGCGCTCCGCTACTCCGAACAGTACGCGCTGACGTTGGGGCGGCCGCTCAAGGCGCTCGCGTGGCTGATGCGCCCGCTGGTGTGGTTCCTCACCGCCAGCTCCAACCTGGTGCTGAAGCTCTTCGGGGACCGGACCAACTTCTCCGAGTCGCGGCTGTCTCCGGACGAATTGCAGCAGCTGGTGGAGGAGGCGTCGAAGCAGGGCACGTTGGATCCCCGCGCGGGGGAGATCGCCTCGCGGGCCTTCGAGCTGGGAGACCTGACGCTCGGCGAGGTGATGGTGACGCGCGAGCACATCGTCGCGCTGCGCCGGCACGCGGGCACGGAGGAGATCCGCCAGGTGCTGCTGGAGCACGGGCATTCGCGGATGCCGGTGTACGAGACCACGTTGGACAACGTGGTGGGCTACATCGTGGCCAAGGACCTGCTGGGCGTGGCCTGGGAGGGCAACCTCATCGTGCTGGAGGACGTGCTGCGTCCGCCGCTGTTCCTGGTGGAGTCCATGCGGGCCATCGCGGCGATGAAGGAGATGCAGCGCCGGAGGATGCAGCTGGCCGTGGTGGTGGACGAACACGGCGGCGTGGTGGGGCTGGTGACGGTGGAGGACCTGGTGGAGGAGCTCGTGGGGGAGATCCTCAGTGAGTCGGAGACGCCCGAGGAGCGGGTGCGGCGCGAGGGCCCCACGATCGCGGTGGTGCAGGGCGAGGCGAGCCTGCGCGAGGTGAACCGCGCGTTGGGCCTGCAGTTGGAGGAGAGCGAGGACTACTCCACCGTCGCGGGCCTGTGCATCGCGCTGGCGGGAGGAGCGATCCCCGAGGCCGGCGCGAAGCTGTCGCTGCCGGATGGCACGGTGCTGGAGGTGGTGGAGGCCTCGCCGCGCCGGGTGCGCGAGGTGCGCGTCCACCTGCCGGAAGAACCCGTGCAGTCGGAGGCGTGA
- a CDS encoding glycosyltransferase family 4 protein — protein sequence MSPSAPRIAFAIETTLGNAVFLQNLQRAMARRDDITPVWLPIDEHADDVWEQLPLVRSRLSVRGGLRARTALRQASAQEPVRAAVVHTQRLAHLAHDFMRRVPSVISTDATPSGLEDYLRYYGLRTQHAGWVGRAKNALHRRTYAIAKGMLSFSEFTKRSLVEEYGVPAASVHVVWPSVDTTLWRPAPERKARDGVVRLLFVGGDLGRKGGKLLLRWARETRQRNWRLDLVTSTRFEAPPGVRVHVGVQPNSPELIGLAQAADLFVLPTMADMSSWAIAEAKAAGLAVVATPAGGVGELVRDGMDGRIVPVGDYAALANALDALVASPETLATMGRESRRMAEERMNLDTTCARMLAFIRRVTGV from the coding sequence ATGTCGCCGTCGGCACCCCGGATCGCATTCGCCATCGAGACGACTCTCGGCAACGCGGTGTTCCTTCAGAACCTTCAGCGGGCGATGGCGCGGCGCGACGACATCACGCCGGTGTGGCTGCCCATCGACGAGCACGCGGACGACGTCTGGGAGCAGCTTCCGCTGGTGCGCTCTCGGCTGTCGGTGAGGGGTGGGCTCCGGGCCCGCACCGCGCTGAGGCAGGCCTCCGCGCAGGAGCCGGTACGGGCCGCGGTGGTGCACACGCAGCGGCTGGCGCACCTGGCGCACGACTTCATGCGCCGGGTGCCGAGCGTCATCTCCACGGACGCCACGCCGAGCGGGCTGGAGGACTACCTGCGCTACTACGGCCTGCGCACGCAGCACGCGGGCTGGGTGGGCCGCGCGAAGAACGCGCTGCACCGCCGCACGTACGCCATCGCGAAGGGGATGTTGTCCTTCTCGGAGTTCACCAAGCGCTCGCTGGTGGAGGAGTACGGCGTACCGGCCGCGAGCGTCCACGTCGTGTGGCCCAGCGTGGACACCACGCTGTGGCGGCCCGCGCCGGAGCGGAAGGCGCGCGACGGCGTGGTGCGGCTGCTCTTCGTGGGTGGGGACCTGGGGCGCAAGGGAGGCAAGCTGCTCCTGCGCTGGGCGCGGGAGACCCGACAGCGGAACTGGCGGTTGGACCTGGTGACGTCGACGCGCTTCGAAGCGCCGCCCGGCGTGCGCGTGCACGTGGGCGTACAGCCGAACTCGCCGGAGCTCATCGGCCTGGCGCAGGCGGCGGACCTCTTCGTGCTGCCGACGATGGCGGACATGTCGTCCTGGGCCATCGCGGAGGCGAAGGCCGCGGGTCTCGCGGTGGTGGCGACGCCCGCGGGCGGCGTGGGGGAGCTGGTGCGCGACGGCATGGATGGGCGCATCGTGCCGGTGGGTGACTACGCGGCGCTGGCGAACGCGCTGGACGCGCTGGTGGCGAGCCCGGAGACGCTGGCCACCATGGGCCGCGAGTCCCGCCGCATGGCCGAGGAGCGGATGAACCTGGACACGACGTGCGCCCGGATGCTCGCGTTCATCCGCCGGGTGACGGGCGTCTGA